Below is a genomic region from Triticum dicoccoides isolate Atlit2015 ecotype Zavitan chromosome 5A, WEW_v2.0, whole genome shotgun sequence.
ggagCGGCTCGACTCCGGTAGAGGAGGCGGCTAGAGGGTGCGTACGAGCGTGGGGAGCAGGGGAGAAGATGGCGGAGCTCAAAGCGGGGTCGGAGACggtctcagcgagctcggggaggcggagacAGCGGCAAATCGACGACggtgatcctcggtggccgaggaggggaacggcggagctggcggcatccagggcttccggcgccttctgtcttggtgaggaggaagaggcggaCAGGGCGGAGCTCATGGGCAGCtccagggggcgagggagaggcgatacCTATGGCTACAGTGAACGACGGTGACGGTGGCGCTCGGGTGCGCtgcggggagagagcagaggaggggagagaaggAGTGGATAGGCCAGAGGGGTTGGGGCGGTTGCGTGGCGCGTCCAGCCAGCCTCCAGCTTCAGcgaaagcaggaggtggctcgggcgcgtgccggcgcgcggcGACCACGCGCGCGGCGTCCGACTGGCGGGAGCTAGACGACGACCGGCAGCGccaggtggtgggctgggccaaaacaggtgaggcccaggtgagtGCGAGgtaaaaactctctctctctctctctctctctcttattaattgtttctgttttctattttctctagtctttagggctttattagaaaatacttaaacagatccaaaaattatgaaacttctcaatgccactgtttggaatataatcAACaggaaacattttagtttatgattatttgagcatttaaaatatttaacagcatttatatgcccaaatgaaaatactatatgatttaattcagggcCCAaagatgtcatggaaaaatgtgcaacacctctggttattgcttGTAGCATTTcctagaaatgatgaacattttttgaaagccatttggattcactgagaatattttagttgaacctagtgaattcctttgattctagggtttaaacaatccccatttcaagttcatttgaaacttaaacatgatgacactcatgaggctagcctagtgcattgccagaagctagggatgtgacagatagcCCGACCTGGCATGCGTTTCAAATTCGAAAGAGGAAGCAAAGAAACGCCCAATGGATCTCCAACTCAAAACTCCCNNNNNNNNNNNNNNNNNNNNNNNNNNNNNNNNNNNNNNNNNNNNNNNNNNNNNNNNNNNNNNNNNNNNNNNNNNNNNNNNNNNNNNNNNNNNNNNNNNNNNNNNNNNNNNNNNNNNNNNNNNNNNNNNNNNNNNNNNNNNNNNNNNNNNNNNNNNNNNNNNNNNNNNNNNNNNNNNNNNNNNNNNNNNNNNNNNNNNNNNNNNNNNNNNNNNNNNNNNNNNNNNNNNNNNNNNNNNNNNNNNNNNNNNNNNNNNNNNNNNNNNNNNNNNNNNNNNNNNNNNNNNNNNNNNNNNNNNNNNNNNNNNNNNNNNNNNNNNNNNNNNNNNNNNNNNNNNNNNNNNNNNNNNNNNNNNNNNCCGACGAACTTGCGATCCATTCCTTTAAATAGTTGTTCCATTAGATAGTTTTATTTTTTAAAGTAATTAGGATTGCGAGCAAACACGTAGGGCGGTGGCTCATGTAGCGCTATGTGCTTATTGCATTGGAGATTTATTTTCTGCCTGGTTTTTCAGCTGATTTTCTTTatagttttgttaggttttctattaaatcatttttatgttTTCAAAAATATTAAAGAGTATTTTGAATTTACAATTATATTCACGTTTTTTACAAATGAATTATACAATCTTCGTAAATTACAAAAACCATGGAGATGATAAATATATTCATGAATTGTAAAAAATGTTCATGGGTTTTCATATTGTTCAAAAATCTGTAGAAATGGTTacgaatttttaaaaatgttcgtaTATTTAAGAAATATTTGCATATTCAATAacatgaagaaaaaaattacgaCTTAATGAAATGTTAACAATTTTAGAACACATTTATGAATTTAATGGGACTCTGCTTGCTATTACAGACAGTAGCTGCCGATCGAAGTAAATGCTCATGAATTTAAAATATATTCTCATTTAAAAAAAATATACTCATAAATTTTAAAACTATTCACAAAAAATGGATGGAAAGACCCAGTAGTAAAAAAAAGTATTCACAGAATGTTCCCAAAATTGGAAGGGCCATCCTACATGACTGGCGCCATCCTACATGACTGGCGCCATCCTACATGACTGGCCCAATAGCGCCCGCGGGGTGGTCTGCTTTTGCTCGAACGCCTCTACGAAATATGAATTGCCATAATAACTCTTGGGAGAAAAATAAAATTAATTATCCAACTAAAAACGACACGACAGAGCGTTCACTAATAGAATAAACAAAATGCAGCGCGGACGGCAAATGGTCTCACCTCACCTAAAAAGTAGACTTAAATCCCATATTACTTTTTGCGAGTAAAACCTGGATTCATGCAAGAGCGTGGAGAGCATGCCTATGCCCAGCAAAATCCCATCTCAAAAATTTAGTTGACAACACAACAAAATCTCATTAAAAAGTTGACAACTCATCAAATTCAAGAATTCAATGAGGCTCTTAGGGTTTATTCCCTATTAATTTCAGCGACAACTATAACAGACACACCTTAGCATGGACGCGCACGGCCGCAAGCCGCACACTGCTCACCAGCGCCTGACCCACACCCCGCACCACCCCTCCACGCCGACCCGCGTCGGCACCGTGCAATCCATAGGCCGCCATTACTCATGAAACGGACGAAGGGCCCCACCATCGCCTTCCTTGGAGCCGGTGCGGGCTCCGTCGTCCGCTCCTCCGGCGACGGCGAGACGATGTGAAGAAGAGGTTGGCGGCGCACTCGATCTAGGGTTTTCACTGTGTCGCCAAAGAGGATGACGCAGGGGGCGGGCCCGACTTGCCGATAAAGATTTAGGGGGTTCAAATTTTCAAGTAAAGATGCTACAAGAGCATGGACTGCATGGCTCTACCCAGCAAAATCTCATGAATTGTGTTGACAGCACGGCAAAATCTAATAAATTTTGTTGGCAGCACAGCAAAATCTCACAAAAATTATTTTGACAGCCCAGCAAGATCTCACATTTACGGTGGTAATTCAAGGAGATTGTGAGGATTTACTCCACCATTAACCCCGGCGACAGCCATTGCCAGACAAACCTCCGCTTTTCGTCCCCGTCCGAGGCTCCTCCGTCCGTCCGACCACCCGCCGCCAGCACGCGACGCCATTTAACAAGGACCCCAGCCGAGCCCGAGCCCGGCCTGGACATTCGAAAGAGGAAGGAAAGCAAGGCCGGCCCAACGGTCGCCTCCCCTCCCCCACAAATCCTCGATTCAAAACCCTCCCTCCTCCCCCCATCTCCGACGAACTCGCGATCCGTTCCTCCCCTCCTTTCCCTCTCGCTTTCGCTTCCGCTCGAGTTCGAATCCGGACGATGGAGGAGGGGAGCAGCGAGGCCGTCCAGGACGGCGGGGCCCTGTCCGCCCCGTCGGTGGGGACGGAGGCGGTCACGGCGGCGGCGGTCAGGAAGACGGTGAAGATGTCCGACGCCCGCGACTTCATCCCCTGCGCCACCGTCAGCGAGGGTACGTTCTTGCGCGAGCGGATCTAGGTCGCCTGGTTCCGGGGGATTAATTATCTTGTTTTTCTCTCTCTGGCTTCAGGGGATTATTCCAGATCCTCGgggtcgtcgtcggcggcggcggccctgCCGGACGTCGCCAGCTGCACCGGCTCCTCGGAGGCCGCCCCGCTCGACGATGCGGACGCGGAGATGCATCACACGCCCGACTACACCCGGAGGGGCGCCGTGGGCCGCCTCAGGATCGCGCCGCTCGAGCTCTTCTCCGCGGCCCCGTCTTCTCCGGCGGTGCCCCGTCCCCCCGCCAAAACCGCCGACGCCGAAGCCGCCGCTGACGACGGTGCTGCCGCGCCGGAGGCCGTTCCGTGTGGAGGGGCGCAGATCGTGCACATTGACAAGGTAACGGCTTCAAGATTCGCCTCAGGATTCTCCTCTTGTTGTTGTCCTTGGTGGTGGCTAGTATACAAATCAATCTCTGCATTTTGTTGCAGGGCAATGGCGACTGCTGTGGCCAGCTGAGGCAGGAGTACGACTCACTCCTGAGGGAGAAAGGCGAGTGCAGGAGGGTGCTGGAGGATCTCATGAGGGAGAATGAGCTCAAGACCAAGGAGTGCCGCGAGGCGCAGACGTCCCTGCGCGAGCTGCAGATGGAGCTGATGCGCAAGTCCATGCACGTCGGCTCTCTCGGTAAGAAGAACCTGTCTCAACTGCAGATGCACTTGTTCACTGACAGTAGGAGCAGACTGAATTTTACCAGTTCTATCTTCTTCTTCTGCGATTAAAACAAACAAATCAACGACAGAGTTGCAGCAAACTTATTTTATCAGTTCTTTCTTCTGTGATGATCAAAACAAATCCACAGCAGTTGTTCCATGGTAGTTGCAGCAAACTGACTTTTATCAGTTGTATCATCTGTAATCAAACAATGGTGTTAGTCTTGATAATTGTTACAACTAGAACTTTCATGTTTAGGCTTTCCCTTGCtgattgggaacatttttgtgaaacttttgctattcATGCAGCATTTGCAGTGGAAGGGCAAGTGAAAGAGAAGACTCGTTGGTGCCAACTACTGAAAGACCTGAGTGAGAAATTTAAGGTGTATATTTGACCTCAAGTTTTTGTTTGTTTTTACAGTACACTCTTAAGCTTGGCAGAGTGAATGGACTTACACACTTTATTGTGATGATCTGCAGGCGTTAAAGACAGAACACCAGATTTTACTGAAAGAATCAGAGGAATACAAAAGGTGTTTGTCAGATGCTACACAGATGACTACAGCAATTCATCAATATGGTATGTTTGCAGAGTGGTTAACCAAACTGAACTAGTTGTGTACTCTTCAGTTTTCTTTTCTGTATCTACCTCCCACTAAAGGAAACAAACAtggtttctttttttcatttcaacagTGAGCCAATATGCAAATTTGGAATCTGAATTTAAGGACCTGAAAGAGAAGTTCAGTGAGGAAGCAAAGGAACGCAAGGATCTTTACAACAAGCTTATAGAGCTCAAAGGTAAGCTGGTTATTCTGGTATCAGTTTATTCGTTGTTACTGCGATAAATTGACAGTAGGACTTaatgtgacttgcacattgcttagGTAACATAAGAGTATTTTGCCGCTGTCGGCCACTAAACACGGAAGAAACAGCAGAAGGAGCGTCAATGGCGATCGACTTTGATTCTGCAAAAGATGGAGAGCTCATTGTTAGAGGCCATGTATCATCGAAGAAAGTCTTCAAATTCGATTCAGTCTTCAACCCTGAAGAAGACCAAGGTAATTCACTCGTAGATGCAGTTACTCACCTTGCATCGTTCCTCATGTTTTTAACAGTTTATCGTCTTCAACTTATATACAGAGAAAGTGTTTGAGAAAACTGCCCCATTTGCAACTTCGGTGTTGGATGGATTCAATGTTTGTATCTTCGCTTACGGGCAAACCGGCACTGGCAAAACATTTACAATGGAAGGAACTGAAGGTGCTCGAGGGGTTAACTACAGAATTCTGGATGAGCTCTTCCGAGTAGTCAAGGACAGACATGACCTCTTCCAATACGAGATTACTGTTAGTGCCTTGGAAGTATACAACGAACAAATTCATGATTTGCTCCTAACAGGGTCCCAACCAAGCACAACAACAAAAAGGTACGTCACTTGTGAGTTATATCATCAGATACAACATTGTGTGAAGATACTGTACATCATGATACCTTGTGCACAGGCTAGAAGTGAGACAAGTTGCAGAAGGAGTTCATCATGTACCAGGACTGGTTGAAGCACGAGTCAGTAACATGGATGAGGCCTGGGATGTCCTGCAAACTGGAAGCAAAGCCAGAGTTGTTGGTTCCACAAATGCTAACGAGCACAGCAGCCGATCGCACTGGTCAGTACCTTGATGTTCTTACCGCTGCTCACCAGTTTTCCATTCACTTGCACTAAGTAGTGGATTGTAAAATCATGTCCTAACTAATTTTCCATTCAGTATACATTGCGTGATGGTCAAAGGAGaaaacttgatgaatggagaacgcaCAAACAGTAAGCTGTGGCTCATTGACCT
It encodes:
- the LOC119298927 gene encoding kinesin-like protein KIN-14R gives rise to the protein MEEGSSEAVQDGGALSAPSVGTEAVTAAAVRKTVKMSDARDFIPCATVSEGDYSRSSGSSSAAAALPDVASCTGSSEAAPLDDADAEMHHTPDYTRRGAVGRLRIAPLELFSAAPSSPAVPRPPAKTADAEAAADDGAAAPEAVPCGGAQIVHIDKGNGDCCGQLRQEYDSLLREKGECRRVLEDLMRENELKTKECREAQTSLRELQMELMRKSMHVGSLAFAVEGQVKEKTRWCQLLKDLSEKFKALKTEHQILLKESEEYKRCLSDATQMTTAIHQYVSQYANLESEFKDLKEKFSEEAKERKDLYNKLIELKGNIRVFCRCRPLNTEETAEGASMAIDFDSAKDGELIVRGHVSSKKVFKFDSVFNPEEDQEKVFEKTAPFATSVLDGFNVCIFAYGQTGTGKTFTMEGTEGARGVNYRILDELFRVVKDRHDLFQYEITVSALEVYNEQIHDLLLTGSQPSTTTKRLEVRQVAEGVHHVPGLVEARVSNMDEAWDVLQTGSKARVVGSTNANEHSSRSHCIHCVMVKGENLMNGERTNSKLWLIDLAGSERVAKTDAQGERLKEAQNINKSLSALGDVISALATKSQHIPFRNSKLTHLLQDSLSGDSKTLMFVQISPNENDVGETLCSLNFASRVRGIELGQARKQVDVGELSRYKLMVGRAKQDCKSKDAQIKSMEETIQSLEAKNKAKDLLTMNLQDKIKELESQLLVERKIARQHVDNKIAQDVERKQQQQQQQQQQGLKEENNTYMRSPMSERNLNSTMERPPLSAAPKKDLGMMAKQTFSDSNNSDTYSFNQLMSLAEEKENANPDAAKARRVSLCNGGAHQPRRSSLIPLPRRNSLMPLPAAGGAKTPAPAAASPLDKIKEYSSPPLSSPPVMSNDKGSRSKRINSILRRSLQKKVVIRPPQSGQAGRRAGAAAAAAAQGIDSARRAAARRVPASGGPGGGAPRGGVHNRDKERGWNH